The Actinobacillus suis ATCC 33415 DNA segment AATTAAAAACGGGGATATTATCGGTGGATTAGGGCGGATTTGCAAATTTTGCAGCAAATTAGACCGCTTGCTAGCAAACAAAGAAAAAGCGAGACAATGCTCGCTTTTCTTAATGGGTAGGATTATTTTGCACGCTCAATTTGTTTTTTGAGTTTTTGCATTTTTTCTTTAATGCGTTGGCGTTTAAGTGCAGAAATGTGATCCACGAACAGTACGCCGTTGAGGTGGTCGATTTCGTGTTGGATACAGATAGCGAATAAGCCATCCGCATCGTAAATCACTTCTTCGCCTTTACGGTTTAACGCTTTTACCTTCACTTTTTCTTTACGTGGCACTAACGCACGATGACCGGGGATCGATAAACAGCCTTCTTCGATACCGGTTTCGCCGCATGATTCTAAAATCTCCGGGTTAATCAGTACCACTTGGTTAGTTTTATCGCCTTCAATATCAATGGTAATAACACGTTTTAATACGCCCACTTGCGGTGCGGCAAGACCGATACCTTCGTGTTCGTACATCGTGTCAAACATATCATCGATGAACTGATTTAATTCATCGTCCACCTGTGCGACAGGCTCACACACTTTTGCTAACCCTTCATCCGGGTAAAGTACAACTTCTAAAACTGACATTTTTTGTGATCTCAATCGAAAAATAAAAAATTATAAATTGGTTAATTAACTCGTTTTCTTATGATTGGCTATTTTGTGAAAAACATAGCCAAATAAGACGAACGTCCGACTAAATTACCTGTTTAATTGCGGTTTGTCTATGTTTCCTTTCAATAATCCATAATTAATTTGGGGAACTTATTAATGTCACAGACTGATTTACTGAAATTATTACAAATCCCGCAATTGGGGGCGCAGCGAATTGCTCGCCTGTTATCCGAAGTAGATTTCGCCCAATTTTGCCAATATGACAAGCGCCAATTACAACAAATCGGTTGGAACGAAAAACAAATTCAACGCTGGTTCAATCCGGAAAAGCGTTGGATTGAGAGTGCATTGGCGTGGGCGGAGCAACCGAATCAACGTTTATTGACCTTATTTGATGAGGAATATCCGTTTTTATTACGGCAAATTAGCACCGCACCGCCGGTGTTATTTGTGCGAGGTTCGATAAGTAGTTTGAGCTTACCGCAAATTGCGATTGTCGGTAGCCGAGATTTTTCCGCCTACGGAGAATACTGGGCGGGCTATTTTAGCGAGCAACTGATTAAACATCATTTGGCGGTAACCAGCGGACTCGCGATCGGTATAGACGGCTTTTGTCATCAGCGAGCGGTAGCGGAACAGGGTATTACGATTGCTGTGTTGGGCAGCGGTTTAGATCAAGTGTATCCGGCAAGACATAAAAAATTGGCGGAACAGATTGTCGAAAGCGGTGGGGCGTTAGTATCGGAATTTTTTCCGAATCACCCGCCGCTTGCCGAGAATTTCCCGCGTCGTAATCGAATTATCAGCGGCTTATCACTCGGTACATTAGTGGTGGAAGCCACGGTGAATAGCGGTTCACTGATTACCGCGCGCTATGCGTTGGAACAAGGGCGAGAAGTTTTTGCGCTCCCCAATTCGGTACAAAATCCGTATGCACAAGGCTGTCATAAACTGATCAAAGAAGGGGCGGTCTTAACCGAAACGATAGAGGATATTTTACAAGCGATTCAATATCAACTGCCGGATCAGCCTCGGCAACAGGCGTTATTTGAAACGGAACAAGCGGTCGAAAAAACACAATTTTTTGCAAAAGCCAATATGCCAAATAAGGTAAATCATTTTGCAAAAAAATTGCCGGAAATGACCGCTTGTCAGCAACAAATTGTGGAACATATCGGTCTTAATCCGATTTCGATTGATGATTTAGCGAAAGCGACCGCATTGGAGGTGGAAACGCTATTAGTTGAGTTACTGGGTTTGGAATTATTAAGTGTGATTAAGCAGGTGAGTGGCGGTTATGTCAGACAATAAAAAACGGCATCTGTGGATGCCGTTTAGTTCAAAAGAAGGGAAATTTATTTTTTCGCTTGCAGTACACGACGAGCGAAAATAATACAGCCGATCACAAAAAGCACTAAGCCGAGTAATTCCGCCATACCGCCCCAGTTCTCGAGATTTAGCGCTAACGGCGCATCGGAACCGCCGGAGGTTACCGAACCTGCGATCACAAAGGCTAATAGTACGCCGACTAAACTTTCACCAACGATTAAACCGGCTGCGAAAAGTGTGCCGTAGCGTTCCGCTTTTTTGCTTGCCGCTTCAACATCTTTACCGTTACGTTTTGCATGGCGTTGGATATGACGATTAACTAACCAAGAAAGTAATGCGCCGATAATTAACGGTACGTTTACCACCGGCGGTAAGTAAATACCAATACCCACCGCTAAAGTCGGTAAACCTAAACGACCTGCGCTGGCTTTTTTCAGTAATGTATCCACGATAATTAAGCAAATACCGAAAGCAACACCGACTAAAATGTAAGTCCATTCAAGGCTGTTTGAGAAAATACCGTTCGAAATGGTCATCATAATGGTAGCTTGCGGTGCAGAAAGTGCTTGTGCCGCATCCATTCCTTCACGCGGCATTGCACCTGCAAAACCGTATGCGTGGTAAAGGATTTCCAATACCGGTGTAATGACGAACGCACCTACGATACAACCGATAATTAACGCAAACTGTTGACGCCATGGCGTTGCTTTCACTAAATAACCGGTTTTTAAATCTTGTAGGTTATCGTTTGAAATAGTCGAAACACAGAATACGATTGATGCGGTGAAAATAGTTAATGCCGTGAGGAAACGTTGTCCATCCGCATTTTCCATTAAACCGATCGTATTACCCACCACCATCAGAACCAGCGAAATAATCACGATTGAGATGATACCGATACCTGAAATCGGGCTTGATGATGAACCCACCAAACCAGCCATATAACCGGATGCCGCTGCAACTAAGAAGCCGACTACCACCGCCAGAACCGTACAAAGTACAACTAATAAGAACGCTAATTCCATCGGTAAACCGACCGGTTGTAAGAAGCTGACTAATGCAATAATGATTAACGCCACGCTAGCCAATACGGTATAAATCATCGTTTTCGGTGACAGATCTTGTGCGGTTCGTTCCACGTTTTGTAATGTCGGATCTTTTAACGCACGGAAAGCTTGTGACATACCTTGCAGCATCGGTTTAAACAATACGAGTAATGTCCAAATTGCCGCAATACCGATAGTTCCTACCCCGATAAAGCGAACTTTACTTTTCCATAAACCCATCGCAAAGCTAACCATATCTGCATCGGCCGGCATTGGTGTAGTCGCAGTGAAATAAGGGACTGCCACACCCCATGTAAAGATTGTACCGACTAACATTGCGATACCACCCATCATACCAACTAAATAGCCGGCACCGAGTAATGCAAAAGAGAAGCCCATTGGTAATTGGAAGATCGCATTACCGCCTTTAAACCAGTAGCTTGTACCGTCAGCAACCACACGTAAACCGTTAGTCAGGAAGCTCACTAATGCAGCCAAGAGACCGCCTGATACGATTTCTTTTACGCCGCTGTCTTTGCTATCTGCCTCATCACCGGCTTTTAGAATTTCTGCCGCGGCAAC contains these protein-coding regions:
- the dprA gene encoding DNA-processing protein DprA, which codes for MSQTDLLKLLQIPQLGAQRIARLLSEVDFAQFCQYDKRQLQQIGWNEKQIQRWFNPEKRWIESALAWAEQPNQRLLTLFDEEYPFLLRQISTAPPVLFVRGSISSLSLPQIAIVGSRDFSAYGEYWAGYFSEQLIKHHLAVTSGLAIGIDGFCHQRAVAEQGITIAVLGSGLDQVYPARHKKLAEQIVESGGALVSEFFPNHPPLAENFPRRNRIISGLSLGTLVVEATVNSGSLITARYALEQGREVFALPNSVQNPYAQGCHKLIKEGAVLTETIEDILQAIQYQLPDQPRQQALFETEQAVEKTQFFAKANMPNKVNHFAKKLPEMTACQQQIVEHIGLNPISIDDLAKATALEVETLLVELLGLELLSVIKQVSGGYVRQ
- a CDS encoding OPT family oligopeptide transporter, with amino-acid sequence MHNPTALRELTLRGMILGALITVVFTASNVYLGLKVGMTFASSIPAAVISMAVLKMFKGSNILENNMVQTQASSAGTLSSVIFVIPALLMMGYWQNFPFWQTLLICISGGILGVIFTVPLRNVMVVKSDLPYPEGVAAAEILKAGDEADSKDSGVKEIVSGGLLAALVSFLTNGLRVVADGTSYWFKGGNAIFQLPMGFSFALLGAGYLVGMMGGIAMLVGTIFTWGVAVPYFTATTPMPADADMVSFAMGLWKSKVRFIGVGTIGIAAIWTLLVLFKPMLQGMSQAFRALKDPTLQNVERTAQDLSPKTMIYTVLASVALIIIALVSFLQPVGLPMELAFLLVVLCTVLAVVVGFLVAAASGYMAGLVGSSSSPISGIGIISIVIISLVLMVVGNTIGLMENADGQRFLTALTIFTASIVFCVSTISNDNLQDLKTGYLVKATPWRQQFALIIGCIVGAFVITPVLEILYHAYGFAGAMPREGMDAAQALSAPQATIMMTISNGIFSNSLEWTYILVGVAFGICLIIVDTLLKKASAGRLGLPTLAVGIGIYLPPVVNVPLIIGALLSWLVNRHIQRHAKRNGKDVEAASKKAERYGTLFAAGLIVGESLVGVLLAFVIAGSVTSGGSDAPLALNLENWGGMAELLGLVLFVIGCIIFARRVLQAKK
- the def gene encoding peptide deformylase: MSVLEVVLYPDEGLAKVCEPVAQVDDELNQFIDDMFDTMYEHEGIGLAAPQVGVLKRVITIDIEGDKTNQVVLINPEILESCGETGIEEGCLSIPGHRALVPRKEKVKVKALNRKGEEVIYDADGLFAICIQHEIDHLNGVLFVDHISALKRQRIKEKMQKLKKQIERAK